A section of the Vibrio vulnificus CMCP6 genome encodes:
- a CDS encoding VC2662 family protein — protein sequence MKKILTAAVVTALTSTAAMAATPVMFSSINNFNAPDDSAVAGVRVAALYGKVDNLKGVDLAVVGLSETDTTTGVNLGIFGASKVNQEMTGASLGFFNWNTGQTTGVNLGAVNLTNDVKGANVSFVNYSEGNTMVDVGAANFSDTSTVQVGVFNKTAKIEGVQIGLINCADNGFFPCFPIINFAK from the coding sequence ATGAAAAAAATCTTAACAGCAGCAGTGGTAACCGCGTTAACGTCAACAGCGGCAATGGCAGCAACGCCTGTAATGTTTTCTTCAATCAATAACTTTAACGCGCCAGATGACAGCGCTGTGGCGGGTGTTCGTGTTGCCGCACTCTACGGTAAAGTCGATAACTTGAAAGGTGTTGATCTAGCGGTGGTTGGTCTCTCTGAAACCGACACAACAACAGGTGTTAACTTAGGTATCTTTGGTGCATCGAAAGTAAACCAAGAAATGACTGGTGCGTCATTGGGTTTCTTCAACTGGAATACTGGCCAAACCACAGGTGTTAACCTTGGTGCAGTGAACTTGACCAATGATGTTAAAGGCGCAAACGTGAGTTTTGTGAACTACTCGGAAGGCAACACCATGGTCGATGTGGGTGCGGCAAACTTCTCGGATACTTCGACTGTTCAGGTGGGCGTATTCAACAAAACCGCAAAAATTGAAGGCGTGCAAATTGGCCTAATCAACTGTGCGGACAACGGTTTCTTCCCTTGCTTCCCAATCATTAACTTTGCGAAGTAA
- the frdD gene encoding fumarate reductase subunit FrdD yields MKPNYNVDRAPKRSDEPVWWSLFGAGGTWFAMITPVTVLVLGILVPMGVINAEALSYDRVVSFATSIIGALFIIATLALPMWHAMHRVHHGMHDLKFHTGVVGKIACYAVAGLISALAVVFIFML; encoded by the coding sequence ATGAAACCGAATTACAACGTAGATAGAGCGCCAAAACGTTCTGATGAGCCAGTTTGGTGGAGCTTGTTTGGTGCAGGTGGTACTTGGTTTGCCATGATCACACCAGTTACTGTTTTGGTGCTGGGTATTCTCGTGCCAATGGGCGTGATCAATGCAGAAGCACTGAGTTACGACCGAGTGGTGAGCTTTGCCACCAGCATCATCGGCGCATTGTTTATCATCGCGACACTGGCCTTACCAATGTGGCATGCGATGCACCGTGTTCACCACGGCATGCATGATCTCAAATTCCACACTGGCGTGGTCGGCAAAATTGCCTGTTACGCGGTTGCTGGATTGATTTCAGCATTGGCGGTGGTGTTCATTTTCATGCTGTAA
- the epmB gene encoding EF-P beta-lysylation protein EpmB, whose product MPHIIPRKVESVEQNWLKQLANGISDPATLLKMLEIDPTPWQDGFSARGLFAQRVPQSFVERMEKRNPNDPLLRQVLPVSEEHEIHPGYSVDPLEEQDNAIPGLLHKYHNRALMIVKGGCAINCRYCFRRHFPYQDNKGSKTVWQQSLDYIAQNSALNEVIFSGGDPLMAKDDELQWLIERIADIPHIKRLRIHSRLPVVIPARITTALCQLLEQTRLQVILVTHINHANEINAELTSQLHRLKRIGVTLLNQGVLLKGVNDSVEAQVHLSEALFDAGILPYYLHVLDKVQGAAHFYVSDQEAKAIMHGLITQVSGYLVPTLTREIGGRPSKTPLDLYLE is encoded by the coding sequence ATGCCGCACATAATACCCCGAAAAGTCGAATCTGTTGAGCAAAACTGGCTCAAACAGCTAGCGAATGGGATCTCTGATCCTGCAACCTTGCTCAAAATGTTGGAAATCGATCCAACACCTTGGCAAGACGGGTTCTCAGCACGTGGATTGTTCGCACAACGCGTGCCGCAAAGTTTTGTCGAAAGAATGGAAAAACGTAATCCGAATGATCCACTCTTGCGCCAAGTGTTACCCGTTAGCGAAGAGCATGAAATCCATCCGGGTTATTCTGTCGATCCCCTTGAGGAGCAAGACAATGCGATTCCTGGCTTACTCCACAAGTACCACAATCGTGCGCTGATGATCGTCAAAGGAGGATGCGCGATTAACTGCCGCTATTGTTTCCGCCGTCACTTTCCTTATCAAGACAACAAAGGCAGCAAAACGGTTTGGCAGCAAAGCCTCGATTACATTGCACAAAATAGCGCACTGAATGAAGTGATCTTTTCCGGTGGCGATCCCTTGATGGCCAAAGATGATGAGTTACAGTGGTTAATCGAACGTATTGCTGACATTCCCCACATCAAGCGACTACGCATTCACTCGCGTTTACCTGTGGTGATACCCGCACGCATCACAACGGCACTGTGCCAGTTGCTAGAACAAACGCGTTTGCAAGTCATTTTGGTCACGCACATCAACCATGCCAATGAGATCAACGCCGAATTAACCTCGCAACTGCATCGGTTAAAACGCATAGGTGTGACATTATTGAATCAAGGCGTGCTGCTGAAAGGAGTGAATGATAGCGTCGAAGCGCAAGTGCATCTTAGCGAAGCACTGTTTGATGCTGGCATTTTGCCCTATTACTTACATGTGTTGGATAAGGTTCAAGGCGCGGCACATTTTTATGTTTCCGATCAAGAGGCCAAAGCGATTATGCACGGCTTGATCACGCAAGTGTCTGGCTATCTTGTCCCAACCCTGACTCGAGAAATCGGTGGCCGTCCAAGTAAAACCCCACTGGATCTCTATCTTGAATAA
- a CDS encoding co-chaperone GroES, with amino-acid sequence MNIRPLHDRVIVERQEVESKSAGGIVLTGSAAEKSTRGVVLAVGKGRILENGTVQPLDVKVGDTVIFAESYGTKTEKIDGKEVLIMSENDIMAIVD; translated from the coding sequence ATGAACATTCGTCCATTACATGATCGAGTTATCGTAGAGCGCCAAGAAGTTGAATCTAAATCTGCTGGTGGCATCGTTTTAACTGGTTCTGCTGCGGAAAAATCAACTCGCGGTGTTGTTCTAGCTGTAGGTAAAGGCCGCATTCTAGAAAACGGCACTGTTCAGCCGCTGGACGTTAAAGTTGGTGATACTGTTATCTTTGCAGAGAGCTACGGCACTAAGACTGAAAAGATCGACGGTAAAGAAGTTCTTATCATGTCTGAAAACGACATTATGGCTATTGTCGACTAA
- a CDS encoding MgtC/SapB family protein has product MSLTLDSLLSIEPFSWVALLCCAVNGLLIGAERQTRGKPVGIRTSILIISGTYFFMSMAVYLSPNTLDQARVLGQIITGVGFLGAGVMMTQDGKIHGVTSAAVIWVLASMGMMIGLGLMQQSVIMTVLALTVLLGVDKAENRIQALRRGVHQKIQQRRSSRLIK; this is encoded by the coding sequence ATGTCATTAACCTTAGATTCCCTACTCAGTATTGAGCCGTTTAGTTGGGTCGCCTTATTGTGCTGTGCGGTCAATGGGCTCTTAATCGGTGCCGAGCGGCAAACTCGTGGCAAGCCAGTGGGTATTCGAACTTCTATTTTGATTATTTCTGGTACCTACTTTTTTATGTCTATGGCGGTCTACCTCTCGCCGAATACTCTTGATCAAGCCCGTGTGCTTGGACAAATCATTACCGGTGTGGGCTTTTTAGGTGCAGGTGTGATGATGACTCAAGATGGGAAAATTCACGGAGTAACATCCGCTGCAGTCATCTGGGTGTTGGCGTCGATGGGAATGATGATTGGTTTAGGGCTGATGCAACAATCTGTGATCATGACGGTGCTTGCCCTGACAGTGTTGCTCGGCGTCGACAAAGCAGAAAACCGCATTCAAGCGCTGCGCCGAGGCGTTCACCAAAAAATTCAGCAGCGCCGCAGTTCACGCCTGATTAAATAA
- the epmA gene encoding elongation factor P--(R)-beta-lysine ligase, with product MQADWKPTASIEQLRQRAVLIANIRQFFAQRGVLEVDTPAMSHATVTDIHLHTFQTEFVGPGYAQGRHLHLMTSPEFHMKRLLAAGSGCIYQMAKAFRNEENGRHHNPEFTMLEWYRVGFDHHQLMDEMDDLLQLILKCGTAERMTYQQAFLTVLGVCPLEGSMAELKSVAARLGLSDIAEPEEDRDTLLQLLFSIGVEAKIGQQVPAFVYDFPASQAALAKINPNDPRVADRFEVYFKGIELANGFHELDNPQEQLTRFEQDNAKRIDMGLTPQPIDYHLIAALESGLPACAGVALGVDRLIMLSLGCTHIDEITAFPFPIA from the coding sequence ATGCAAGCCGATTGGAAACCGACCGCATCAATCGAACAACTGCGTCAACGCGCCGTTTTGATTGCCAATATCCGTCAATTTTTTGCCCAGAGAGGGGTGTTGGAAGTGGATACGCCAGCGATGAGCCACGCCACGGTTACCGATATCCATCTGCATACGTTTCAAACCGAGTTTGTGGGGCCCGGTTATGCTCAAGGTCGCCACCTTCACTTGATGACCAGCCCAGAATTCCATATGAAGCGCTTATTGGCGGCTGGAAGTGGCTGTATCTACCAAATGGCCAAGGCATTTCGTAATGAAGAGAATGGCCGTCACCACAATCCTGAGTTCACCATGCTGGAGTGGTATCGCGTTGGCTTTGATCACCACCAACTGATGGATGAAATGGATGATTTACTGCAACTGATACTCAAGTGTGGCACTGCTGAGCGCATGACGTATCAGCAAGCGTTTCTAACTGTGCTGGGTGTTTGTCCGCTAGAAGGCTCCATGGCGGAGCTGAAAAGCGTTGCGGCAAGGTTGGGTTTGAGTGATATCGCAGAACCAGAAGAGGATCGCGATACCTTGCTACAACTGCTCTTTAGCATCGGTGTGGAAGCAAAGATTGGTCAGCAGGTGCCAGCATTTGTTTATGATTTTCCTGCCTCTCAAGCAGCATTGGCAAAGATTAACCCGAATGATCCTCGTGTTGCAGATCGTTTTGAGGTGTACTTTAAGGGCATTGAGCTAGCCAATGGTTTCCATGAGCTCGACAACCCACAAGAACAGCTGACACGATTTGAGCAAGACAACGCGAAGCGTATTGACATGGGGCTGACTCCACAACCGATAGATTACCATCTGATTGCGGCATTGGAGTCGGGCTTACCGGCTTGCGCGGGAGTGGCATTGGGCGTTGATCGCTTGATTATGTTGTCGCTTGGTTGTACTCACATTGATGAGATCACCGCTTTTCCTTTTCCTATTGCGTGA
- the efp gene encoding elongation factor P: protein MATVSTNEFKGGLKLMIDSEPCVILENEYVKPGKGQAFNRVKIRKLLSGKVLEKTFKSGDTCEVADVMDIDLDYLYSDGEFYHFMNNETFEQIAADAKAVGENVKWLVENNTCMLTLWNGNPIAVTPPNFVELEVIETDPGLKGDTQGTGGKPATLSTGAVVRVPLFIQIGEVIKVDTRSSEYVGRVK, encoded by the coding sequence ATGGCTACAGTTAGCACTAATGAATTTAAAGGCGGCCTAAAACTCATGATCGATAGCGAGCCTTGCGTTATCTTGGAAAATGAGTACGTAAAACCGGGTAAAGGCCAAGCGTTCAACCGCGTTAAAATTCGTAAACTTCTTTCTGGTAAAGTGCTAGAGAAAACATTCAAGTCTGGTGACACTTGTGAAGTGGCAGACGTAATGGATATCGACCTAGATTATCTATATTCAGACGGCGAATTCTACCACTTTATGAACAACGAAACGTTCGAGCAAATTGCAGCAGACGCAAAAGCTGTTGGTGAGAACGTTAAGTGGTTGGTTGAGAACAACACTTGTATGTTGACACTTTGGAACGGTAACCCTATCGCGGTAACACCACCAAACTTTGTTGAGTTAGAAGTGATTGAAACCGATCCTGGTCTAAAGGGTGATACTCAGGGTACAGGTGGTAAGCCTGCAACACTATCAACCGGTGCTGTTGTTCGTGTACCGTTATTCATCCAAATCGGTGAAGTGATCAAAGTCGACACGCGCAGCTCAGAGTACGTGGGTCGCGTGAAGTAA
- the frdA gene encoding fumarate reductase (quinol) flavoprotein subunit, which produces MQTIITDIAVIGAGGAGLRTAIAAAEANPDLEVALISKVYPMRSHTVAAEGGSAAVIKDEDSLDNHFNDTVGGGDWLCEQDVVEYFVENATREMIQMEQWGCPWSRKENGEVNVRRFGGMKVERTWFAADKTGFHMLHTLFQTSMKYSNIKRFDEYFVVDLLVDEGEVQGLIAIHMAEGELVTIKAKSVVLATGGAGRVYHCNTNGGIVTGDGMAMAYRHGVPLRDMEFVQYHPTGLPGTGILMTEGCRGEGGIIVNKNGYRYLQDYGMGPETPVGQPKNKYMELGPRDKVSQAFWHEQQKGNTIKHPLGDVVHLDLRHLGEEYLQERLPFICELAKAYVNVDPAKEPIPIRPTVHYTMGGIETDKQCETRIKGLFAVGECASVGLHGANRLGSNSLAEFVVFGRVAGEQAVKRAAEFKGWNEASIAAQVKAVEERIAALMNQEGDENWADIRTEMGHTMEAGCGIYRQEDLMQATIEKITELKERYKKISIKDKGKVFNTDLLYAIEVGYGLEVAEAMVHSAILRKESRGAHQRLDDGCTDRDDVNFLKHSLAFFQEDQAPNISYSDVTITKSQPKARLYGEAAEKAAAEEAAKAAEKNAEEQA; this is translated from the coding sequence GTGCAAACTATCATCACAGATATCGCAGTCATCGGCGCAGGCGGCGCTGGTCTTCGTACTGCTATTGCAGCGGCTGAAGCAAACCCGGATCTGGAAGTAGCCTTAATTTCTAAGGTTTACCCAATGCGTTCCCATACGGTCGCAGCAGAGGGTGGCTCAGCAGCAGTTATCAAGGATGAGGATAGCCTAGACAATCACTTCAACGATACCGTTGGTGGTGGTGACTGGCTTTGTGAACAGGATGTTGTTGAATACTTTGTTGAAAACGCGACGCGCGAAATGATCCAAATGGAGCAATGGGGGTGCCCATGGAGCCGTAAGGAGAATGGCGAAGTCAACGTTCGTCGCTTTGGCGGTATGAAAGTTGAGCGTACGTGGTTTGCGGCAGACAAAACTGGCTTCCACATGCTACACACCCTATTCCAAACTTCGATGAAGTACTCAAACATCAAACGCTTTGATGAGTACTTTGTGGTGGATCTGCTTGTTGATGAAGGTGAAGTTCAAGGCCTGATCGCCATCCATATGGCAGAAGGGGAGTTGGTCACCATCAAAGCAAAATCAGTGGTACTTGCCACAGGTGGTGCTGGTCGTGTTTACCACTGCAATACCAACGGCGGTATCGTAACGGGCGATGGTATGGCTATGGCTTACCGTCACGGCGTTCCTCTACGTGATATGGAATTCGTGCAATACCACCCAACGGGCCTACCAGGCACTGGTATCCTGATGACCGAAGGTTGTCGTGGTGAAGGCGGTATCATTGTCAACAAAAACGGCTATCGTTACTTGCAAGACTACGGCATGGGCCCAGAAACACCGGTTGGTCAGCCGAAGAACAAATACATGGAACTTGGTCCACGTGACAAAGTTTCTCAAGCATTCTGGCACGAGCAGCAGAAAGGCAACACCATCAAGCACCCACTCGGTGACGTGGTACACCTAGACTTGCGCCACCTAGGTGAAGAGTATCTGCAAGAGCGTCTACCGTTCATTTGTGAACTCGCCAAAGCGTATGTCAACGTTGACCCAGCAAAAGAGCCGATTCCAATTCGTCCAACGGTTCACTACACCATGGGTGGTATTGAAACCGACAAACAGTGTGAAACACGCATTAAAGGCCTGTTCGCGGTGGGAGAATGTGCTTCTGTTGGTCTGCACGGTGCAAACCGCCTTGGTTCGAACTCACTAGCAGAATTTGTAGTGTTTGGCCGCGTTGCGGGTGAGCAAGCGGTGAAACGCGCAGCGGAATTCAAGGGCTGGAACGAAGCGTCTATCGCTGCACAAGTGAAAGCGGTTGAAGAGCGTATCGCAGCGCTAATGAACCAAGAAGGCGATGAAAACTGGGCAGATATCCGCACGGAAATGGGTCACACCATGGAAGCGGGCTGTGGTATCTACCGCCAAGAAGATCTGATGCAAGCAACGATCGAGAAAATCACTGAACTGAAAGAGCGTTACAAGAAAATCAGCATCAAAGACAAAGGCAAGGTATTCAATACTGACCTTCTCTACGCAATCGAAGTGGGTTACGGCCTAGAAGTGGCGGAAGCAATGGTTCACTCCGCGATTCTACGTAAAGAATCTCGTGGTGCTCACCAACGTCTTGACGACGGCTGTACCGATCGTGATGACGTGAACTTCCTCAAGCACTCTTTGGCTTTCTTCCAAGAAGATCAAGCACCAAACATCAGCTACAGCGACGTGACCATCACTAAGTCTCAGCCTAAAGCACGTTTGTATGGTGAAGCAGCAGAGAAAGCTGCCGCTGAAGAAGCCGCTAAGGCCGCAGAGAAAAACGCAGAGGAGCAAGCATAA
- a CDS encoding SPFH domain-containing protein yields the protein MNNSNLGQSLKVEERRQLLRRGIKTAIIGVPLLALGLTINSSVLMTDAGYSYVHQNNITGELDVFTEPGIHFRMPFLSKITQYDQVITVSFGNNAGEDFYQRLDPVQVRFADTYIGQIPVTFRFKLSTDPDALIKMHREFRNNSNLIDALLVKNARNVTVITATQYTGEEFFQGGLNQFKSKLGDQLREGIYLTERRQVEVEELDLAPVGVDQSNANQLQRTNQLVWKTVPVLDGTGQPIRQDNPLQQYGIQVTQVTIGDPQPEKQLDQLLADKKRLVADRIRAIQEQETSKAQAETEQLRKEIQRTREVQDAQRQKELAIISQQKEVEVARQIAEREIVEVEKTKRLAEVEKEKELAIAEANLAIQKANSLSAEFEAKAILEKGRAEAEVLKAKYAALGANREVYLAELNRDVANSLYNNLQNFQVQMPQNYIGGSDETGLKTNLDVITGFGALGLMDQTKKVVNK from the coding sequence ATGAACAACTCAAACCTAGGACAAAGTTTGAAAGTGGAAGAAAGACGTCAGTTGCTTCGTCGTGGCATCAAAACGGCGATTATTGGTGTGCCGTTGTTGGCGCTAGGGCTTACCATCAATAGCTCGGTGTTAATGACCGATGCGGGCTATAGCTACGTGCACCAGAACAATATTACTGGTGAGTTGGATGTGTTTACCGAGCCCGGTATTCATTTTCGCATGCCATTTTTATCGAAAATCACGCAGTATGATCAGGTGATCACGGTGTCGTTTGGCAACAACGCAGGTGAGGATTTCTATCAGCGTTTGGACCCGGTGCAAGTGCGATTTGCCGATACGTATATAGGGCAAATTCCAGTGACGTTCCGCTTTAAGTTGAGCACCGATCCGGATGCGTTAATCAAAATGCACCGCGAGTTTCGCAACAATAGCAACCTGATTGATGCACTGTTGGTGAAAAACGCGCGTAACGTCACTGTGATAACCGCTACCCAGTACACGGGTGAAGAGTTTTTCCAAGGTGGCTTAAACCAGTTCAAGTCGAAACTGGGTGATCAATTACGTGAAGGGATTTATCTGACCGAGCGTCGCCAAGTAGAAGTGGAAGAGTTGGATTTGGCTCCGGTTGGCGTTGATCAATCAAATGCGAATCAGCTACAGCGTACTAATCAGCTAGTATGGAAAACCGTACCAGTGTTGGATGGGACTGGTCAGCCGATTCGCCAAGATAATCCACTGCAGCAATATGGTATTCAGGTGACTCAGGTCACCATTGGTGATCCCCAGCCTGAAAAACAGTTGGATCAATTACTGGCGGATAAGAAGCGCTTAGTGGCTGATCGTATTCGAGCCATTCAAGAGCAAGAAACATCGAAAGCACAGGCGGAAACAGAACAACTTCGTAAAGAAATTCAGCGTACTCGTGAAGTACAAGACGCTCAGCGTCAAAAAGAGTTGGCGATCATTTCTCAGCAGAAAGAGGTGGAAGTTGCGCGCCAAATCGCTGAACGAGAGATCGTCGAAGTGGAGAAGACCAAGCGTCTTGCGGAAGTGGAAAAAGAGAAAGAGCTGGCGATAGCGGAAGCTAACCTTGCGATTCAAAAAGCCAACTCACTTTCTGCTGAGTTTGAAGCGAAAGCGATTTTAGAAAAAGGTCGTGCTGAAGCGGAAGTGCTTAAAGCGAAATACGCGGCATTAGGGGCCAACCGAGAAGTGTATTTGGCTGAGCTAAATCGAGATGTGGCCAATTCGCTGTACAATAATCTGCAAAACTTCCAAGTGCAGATGCCACAGAACTACATTGGTGGTAGCGATGAAACGGGTTTGAAAACAAACTTAGACGTCATTACAGGGTTCGGCGCACTTGGTTTGATGGACCAAACCAAGAAAGTGGTCAATAAATAA
- the groL gene encoding chaperonin GroEL (60 kDa chaperone family; promotes refolding of misfolded polypeptides especially under stressful conditions; forms two stacked rings of heptamers to form a barrel-shaped 14mer; ends can be capped by GroES; misfolded proteins enter the barrel where they are refolded when GroES binds) yields the protein MAAKDVKFGNDARVKMLEGVNILADAVKVTLGPKGRNVVLDKSFGAPTITKDGVSVAREIELEDKFQNMGAQMVKQVASQANDVAGDGTTTATVLAQAIVNEGLKAVAAGMNPMDLKRGIDKAVAAAVEELKALSKDCSTSTEIEQVGTISANSDSSVGKIIAEAMEKVGRDGVITVEEGQALHDELDVVEGMQFDRGYLSPYFINNQESGSVELESPFILLVDKKISNIRELLPALEAVAKASRPLLIIAEDVEGEALATLVVNNMRGIVKVAAVKAPGFGDRRKAMLQDIAILTGGTVISEEVGLELEKATLEDLGQAKRVSITKENTTIIDGVGEEAMIQGRVAQIRQQIEDATSDYDKEKLQERVAKLAGGVAVIKVGAATEVEMKEKKDRVEDALHATRAAVEEGIVAGGGVALIRAASKIVDLQGDNEEQNVGIRVALRAMEAPLRQITKNAGDEESVVANNVRAGEGSYGYNAATGVYGDMLEMGILDPTKVTRSALQFAASVAGLMITTEAMVTDLPQKDSGMPDMGGMGGMGGMGMM from the coding sequence ATGGCTGCTAAAGACGTTAAATTTGGTAATGACGCTCGCGTAAAAATGCTAGAAGGTGTCAACATTCTAGCTGACGCAGTAAAAGTAACACTGGGCCCTAAAGGCCGTAACGTGGTACTCGACAAATCTTTCGGTGCACCAACGATTACAAAAGATGGTGTATCGGTCGCGCGTGAAATTGAACTTGAAGACAAGTTCCAAAACATGGGCGCACAAATGGTGAAGCAAGTGGCTTCACAAGCAAACGACGTCGCGGGTGACGGTACGACAACGGCGACGGTACTTGCGCAAGCTATCGTAAATGAAGGTCTTAAAGCGGTTGCTGCGGGTATGAACCCAATGGACCTTAAGCGTGGTATCGACAAAGCTGTGGCGGCTGCAGTTGAAGAACTGAAAGCGCTATCCAAAGATTGCTCAACCAGCACTGAAATCGAGCAAGTAGGCACCATCTCTGCGAACTCCGATTCAAGCGTGGGTAAAATCATTGCGGAAGCAATGGAAAAAGTGGGCCGTGACGGTGTTATCACGGTAGAAGAAGGTCAAGCACTGCACGATGAGCTAGACGTTGTAGAAGGCATGCAGTTTGACCGTGGTTACCTATCACCATACTTCATCAACAATCAAGAGTCTGGCAGTGTTGAACTAGAGAGCCCATTCATCCTATTGGTTGATAAGAAGATCTCGAACATTCGCGAACTTCTACCAGCACTTGAAGCGGTAGCAAAAGCCTCTCGTCCACTGCTGATCATCGCAGAAGATGTGGAAGGTGAAGCGCTCGCTACACTGGTTGTGAACAACATGCGCGGCATCGTGAAAGTGGCGGCGGTGAAAGCGCCTGGCTTTGGTGATCGTCGTAAAGCTATGCTACAAGACATTGCTATCCTAACAGGTGGTACGGTGATTTCTGAAGAAGTGGGTCTTGAGCTTGAAAAAGCAACTCTAGAAGATCTAGGTCAGGCGAAGCGTGTTTCTATCACCAAAGAAAACACCACCATCATTGATGGCGTGGGTGAAGAAGCGATGATTCAAGGCCGTGTTGCTCAAATTCGTCAGCAAATCGAAGATGCAACGTCAGATTACGACAAAGAGAAACTGCAAGAGCGTGTGGCTAAACTGGCTGGCGGCGTTGCCGTTATCAAAGTTGGCGCTGCGACTGAAGTTGAGATGAAAGAGAAGAAAGACCGCGTAGAAGATGCACTACACGCAACTCGCGCAGCGGTTGAAGAAGGTATTGTTGCTGGTGGTGGTGTTGCCCTCATCCGTGCGGCTTCTAAGATTGTAGACCTACAAGGCGACAACGAAGAGCAAAACGTCGGTATCCGTGTAGCACTGCGTGCTATGGAAGCGCCACTTCGTCAAATTACCAAGAATGCGGGCGATGAAGAGTCCGTGGTTGCGAACAATGTTCGCGCTGGTGAAGGTTCATACGGCTACAACGCAGCAACGGGTGTATACGGCGATATGCTAGAGATGGGTATCCTAGACCCAACAAAAGTAACGCGCTCTGCGCTGCAGTTTGCGGCATCGGTTGCTGGCCTAATGATCACCACTGAAGCAATGGTGACTGACCTACCACAGAAAGACTCTGGTATGCCAGATATGGGTGGTATGGGCGGTATGGGTGGCATGGGCATGATGTAA
- the frdC gene encoding fumarate reductase subunit FrdC has product MSNRKPYVREVKRTWWKDHPFYRFYMLREATVLPLILFTLFLTVGLGSLVKGPEAWQTWLNFMANPVVIAINIVALLGSLLHAHTFFSMMPQVMPIRLKGKPVDKKIIVLAQWAAVAFISLIVLIVV; this is encoded by the coding sequence ATGAGCAATCGTAAACCTTACGTTCGTGAAGTAAAACGCACTTGGTGGAAAGATCACCCATTCTACCGCTTCTACATGCTACGTGAAGCCACTGTGCTGCCATTGATTCTCTTCACCTTGTTCCTGACTGTCGGTTTGGGTTCTCTGGTGAAAGGGCCAGAAGCTTGGCAAACGTGGTTGAACTTTATGGCGAACCCAGTGGTGATCGCGATTAACATCGTCGCCTTACTCGGCAGCCTACTGCATGCTCATACCTTCTTCAGTATGATGCCTCAGGTCATGCCAATTCGTTTGAAGGGCAAACCTGTTGATAAGAAAATCATCGTGCTCGCTCAGTGGGCGGCGGTGGCATTTATCTCACTGATCGTACTTATCGTGGTGTAA
- a CDS encoding succinate dehydrogenase/fumarate reductase iron-sulfur subunit, producing the protein MSANRIQKVDILRYDPATDAEPRFQAFEVPFDETMSVLDALGYVKDHLDKNLSYRWSCRMAICGSCGIMVNGVPKLACKSFLRDYPDGVKIEPLANFPIEKDLIVDMTPFIERLEAIKPYIIGNDRKPEDGTNLQTPEQLAKYKQFAGCINCGLCYAACPQFGLNPEFIGPAALTLAHRYNLDSRDNGKAERMKLINGENGAWGCTFVGYCSEVCPKNVDPAAAVNQGKVESSMDFVIAMLKPDGSPKKVEA; encoded by the coding sequence ATGTCGGCAAACCGCATTCAAAAAGTAGACATTCTGCGTTACGACCCAGCAACAGACGCAGAACCTCGTTTTCAGGCTTTCGAAGTCCCGTTTGATGAAACCATGTCGGTACTTGATGCTCTGGGCTACGTCAAAGATCATCTCGACAAAAACCTCTCTTACCGTTGGTCTTGTCGTATGGCGATTTGTGGCTCGTGCGGCATCATGGTCAACGGCGTGCCAAAACTGGCGTGTAAGAGCTTCCTGCGCGACTACCCAGACGGCGTGAAAATCGAGCCATTAGCAAACTTCCCAATCGAGAAAGATTTGATTGTCGATATGACGCCGTTCATCGAGCGCCTAGAAGCGATCAAACCTTACATCATTGGCAACGACCGCAAGCCAGAAGATGGTACTAACCTACAAACCCCTGAACAGCTGGCAAAATACAAGCAGTTCGCGGGTTGTATTAACTGTGGTCTTTGCTACGCAGCGTGTCCGCAGTTCGGTTTGAACCCAGAGTTCATTGGTCCAGCAGCACTGACTTTGGCACACCGCTACAACCTAGATAGCCGTGACAATGGTAAAGCAGAGCGTATGAAGCTAATCAATGGCGAAAACGGTGCGTGGGGCTGTACGTTTGTTGGCTATTGTTCTGAAGTTTGTCCGAAGAATGTTGATCCTGCTGCCGCGGTTAACCAAGGCAAAGTCGAGTCATCAATGGACTTCGTCATTGCAATGCTGAAACCTGATGGTTCACCAAAGAAAGTGGAGGCATAA